A portion of the Gossypium arboreum isolate Shixiya-1 chromosome 8, ASM2569848v2, whole genome shotgun sequence genome contains these proteins:
- the LOC108469269 gene encoding probable E3 ubiquitin-protein ligase RHA4A isoform X2 codes for MGVPQNQTQTPLSAPHLYPRALQLKLYQAFIFSIPILFSIILFLLFYLFYLKRRATNISNPRPILPTATTFNPSQQPCQLSLKTGFKDKLPTVLFDEELRTRDTLCSVCLGEFEMKEELLQVPSCKHVFHIECMHRWLHSNSTCPLCRCCVAVSVIPISKLHPPLPFIHTDPPPPPSSPPHQQNILS; via the exons ATGGGTGTTCCTCAAAACCAAACACAAACACCACTTTCAGCTCCTCACCTTTATCCACGAGCACTTCAACTGAAACTCTATCAGGCTTTCATATTTTCAATTCCCATCCTTTTTTCAATAATCCTCTTCTTATTGTTTTACTTGTTTTATCTCAAGAGAAGAGCTACCAATATATCAAACCCTAGGCCTATTCTTCCAACAGCTACTACTTTTAATCCCTCA CAGCAGCCTTGTCAATTGAGTTTAAAAACTGGGTTCAAAGATAAGTTGCCTACAGTCTTATTTGATGAAGAATTGAGGACAAGGGATACACT ATGCAGCGTTTGCTTAggtgaatttgagatgaaagaggAACTGCTCCAAGTCCCATCTTGCAAACATGTGTTCCACATCGAATGCATGCATCGTTGGCTACATTCTAATTCAACTTGTCCACTTTGTAGATGTTGTGTTGCCGTTAGTGTTATTCCCATCTCTAAACTCCATCCTCCGTTACCATTTATCCACACTGACCCCCCTCCGCCGCCGTCATCACCGCCACACCAACAAAACATCTTGTCTTAG
- the LOC108469269 gene encoding probable E3 ubiquitin-protein ligase RHA4A isoform X1 produces the protein MGVPQNQTQTPLSAPHLYPRALQLKLYQAFIFSIPILFSIILFLLFYLFYLKRRATNISNPRPILPTATTFNPSQQQPCQLSLKTGFKDKLPTVLFDEELRTRDTLCSVCLGEFEMKEELLQVPSCKHVFHIECMHRWLHSNSTCPLCRCCVAVSVIPISKLHPPLPFIHTDPPPPPSSPPHQQNILS, from the exons ATGGGTGTTCCTCAAAACCAAACACAAACACCACTTTCAGCTCCTCACCTTTATCCACGAGCACTTCAACTGAAACTCTATCAGGCTTTCATATTTTCAATTCCCATCCTTTTTTCAATAATCCTCTTCTTATTGTTTTACTTGTTTTATCTCAAGAGAAGAGCTACCAATATATCAAACCCTAGGCCTATTCTTCCAACAGCTACTACTTTTAATCCCTCA CAGCAGCAGCCTTGTCAATTGAGTTTAAAAACTGGGTTCAAAGATAAGTTGCCTACAGTCTTATTTGATGAAGAATTGAGGACAAGGGATACACT ATGCAGCGTTTGCTTAggtgaatttgagatgaaagaggAACTGCTCCAAGTCCCATCTTGCAAACATGTGTTCCACATCGAATGCATGCATCGTTGGCTACATTCTAATTCAACTTGTCCACTTTGTAGATGTTGTGTTGCCGTTAGTGTTATTCCCATCTCTAAACTCCATCCTCCGTTACCATTTATCCACACTGACCCCCCTCCGCCGCCGTCATCACCGCCACACCAACAAAACATCTTGTCTTAG
- the LOC108469345 gene encoding protein NRT1/ PTR FAMILY 4.4, translating into MFGSMEEVSVDWRGKPCKANKHGGMSAAIFVLGLQAFEMMAVAAVGNNLITYVFNDMHFPLSKSANVVTNFIGTVFLLSLVGGFLSDSYLGSFWTMLVFGFVELFGFVLLCIQAHVPQLRPPHCDMVSNGDHCEEAKGYKAIILFIALYLVAFGSGCLKPNIISLGADQFTRENTKQSKKLSTYFNIAYFAFCMGELIALTLLVWVQTHSGMDVGFGISAAMMGIGMISLASGTVLYRNKPPRGSIFTPIAQVLVAAITKRKQICPSNVEMLNVSRNNGPNRVFDTSFNTENLLHTNKFKFLDKACIRTQDGKNESPWRLCTVSQVEQVKIIISVVPIFACTIIFNTILAQLQTFSVQQGSTMNTKIIDGFEIPPASLQSIPYIMLIFVVPLYETVLVPTARKITGNDSGITPLQRVGIGLFVATFSMVSAALVEKKRRVSALHHDETMSIFWIAPQFLIFGVSEMFTAVGLIEFFYKQSLEGMQSFLTAMTYCSYSFGFYLSSLLVSLVNQITRSKSHGGWLSDNDLNKDRLDLFYWMLAALSLINFFNYMFCSKFFSYNPSLSNGGPCHDDPKARQGSLEEVYDI; encoded by the exons ATGTTTGGTTCCATGGAAGAGGTATCTGTTGATTGGAGAGGCAAGCCTTGCAAGGCTAACAAGCATGGTGGCATGTCTGCTGCTATATTTGTCCTTG gtctTCAAGCATTTGAGATGATGGCAGTTGCAGCTGTTGGGAACAATTTAATAACTTATGTTTTTAATGACATGCATTTCCCTTTATCAAAATCAGCTAACGTAGTCACCAATTTTATAGGAACTGTTTTCCTTCTTTCACTTGTTGGTGGGTTCCTTTCAGATTCATATCTTGGTAGCTTTTGGACTATGTTGGTTTTTGGATTTGTGGAGCTCTTT GGCTTTGTATTACTTTGCATTCAAGCACATGTCCCTCAATTAAGACCACCCCATTGTGATATGGTCTCTAATGGTGATCACTGTGAAGAAGCAAAGGGTTACAAGGCCATAATATTGTTCATTGCACTCTATTTAGTTGCTTTTGGGAGTGGATGCCTAAAACCCAATATTATATCCCTTGGGGCTGACCAATTCACAAGGGAAAACACCAAGCAATCTAAGAAGCTCTCAACTTACTTCAATATTGCTTACTTTGCCTTTTGCATGGGGGAGCTAATTGCACTCACTCTTCTTGTTTGGGTCCAAACTCATTCCGGAATGGATGTCGGGTTCGGTATCTCGGCCGCCATGATGGGAATCGGGATGATCAGCTTGGCTTCGGGTACGGTCTTGTATCGAAACAAACCACCAAGAGGAAGTATTTTCACCCCAATTGCTCAG GTTCTTGTTGCTGCAATAACAAAAAGAAAGCAAATATGTCCTTCAAATGTTGAGATGCTCAATGTAAGCCGAAACAATGGACCGAACCGAGTCTTCGATACGTCGTTCAACACCGAGAACCTTCTTCATACTAATAAATTCAA ATTCCTTGATAAGGCATGTATTAGAACCCAAGATGGTAAAAATGAGAGTCCATGGAGACTATGCACTGTGAGCCAAGTGGAGCAAGTGAAGATAATCATATCAGTTGTTCCCATATTTGCTTGCACCATAATTTTCAACACCATTTTAGCACAACTCCAAACATTTTCAGTCCAACAAGGGAGCACAATGAACACCAAGATCATCGACGGTTTCGAAATCCCACCGGCTTCATTACAATCTATCCCTTACATCATGCTCATTTTCGTCGTCCCTCTCTACGAAACCGTCCTCGTACCCACCGCTCGAAAAATCACTGGGAACGACTCTGGAATAACCCCTTTACAAAGGGTAGGAATCGGTCTATTCGTTGCAACATTCTCGATGGTATCAGCTGCCTTGGTGGAGAAGAAAAGAAGGGTATCGGCTTTACATCACGATGAAACCATGTCCATCTTTTGGATTGCACCACAATTCCTTATTTTCGGGGTTTCAGAGATGTTCACAGCAGTGGGACTCATAGAATTCTTCTATAAACAATCCTTGGAAGGGATGCAATCATTTTTAACAGCCATGACCTATTGCTCTTACTCTTTTGGGTTCTATCTTAGCTCCTTATTGGTTTCCCTTGTGAACCAAATTACAAGGTCTAAATCCCATGGAGGGTGGCTAAGTGACAATGACCTTAATAAGGATAGGTTAGACCTTTTTTATTGGATGTTAGCTGCTCTTAGCCTCATTAATTTCTTCAATTATATGTTTTGTTCCAAGTTTTTCTCTTACAATCCATCTTTGTCAAATGGTGGTCCATGTCATGATGACCCAAAAGCTAGGCAAGGAAGCTTAGAAGAAGtatatgatatatga